Proteins encoded within one genomic window of Candidatus Berkiella cookevillensis:
- a CDS encoding group III truncated hemoglobin encodes MKENIITEKNIRKLVDDFYSKVRADKALGSIFIKAIGNDLNEWEPHLQKLCDFWSSIMLGSKRYHGSPFQKHLMLPAFDKALFERWLMLFEETTQEIYTEEIVNQYKEKSTRIAKSLQLGLYQIPRDAI; translated from the coding sequence ATGAAGGAAAATATAATCACTGAAAAGAATATACGCAAGCTTGTAGACGATTTTTATAGCAAAGTACGTGCAGATAAAGCGCTTGGCTCCATTTTTATTAAAGCAATTGGAAATGATCTCAATGAATGGGAACCACATCTTCAAAAATTATGTGATTTTTGGTCTTCCATTATGCTAGGAAGCAAACGCTATCACGGCAGTCCTTTTCAAAAACATCTAATGCTTCCTGCCTTTGATAAAGCCTTATTTGAGCGTTGGCTGATGTTATTTGAAGAAACAACCCAAGAGATCTACACCGAAGAAATAGTCAATCAATACAAAGAAAAAAGCACACGCATTGCAAAAAGCCTTCAATTAGGGCTCTATCAAATTCCTAGAGATGCTATTTAA
- a CDS encoding alanyl-tRNA editing protein, translated as MQKIFWDEPYKKTLITRVSEVNFDRILLEETIAFSFSGGQESDEATIHGLPIIDSEKVGNLIYYRLSAAHGLAVGDEVIMEINWERRYRLMRLHFAAELILELVKRKLNLKKIGAHIAEAKARIDFVYDKNISHLFEELLVQYNEIIKQDLSIITGISDIEKQRRFWEIEGFSKVSCGGTHVRSTGEVGYVILKRVNIGSGKERIEIRLKDS; from the coding sequence ATGCAAAAGATATTTTGGGATGAACCTTATAAAAAAACACTAATAACGAGAGTGTCTGAGGTTAATTTCGATCGTATTTTATTGGAAGAAACAATAGCTTTTTCATTTTCTGGTGGACAAGAAAGTGATGAGGCCACTATTCATGGTCTTCCTATTATCGATTCAGAAAAAGTAGGTAACTTGATTTATTATCGTCTTTCAGCGGCGCATGGATTGGCTGTGGGAGATGAGGTTATCATGGAAATTAATTGGGAGCGCCGATATAGATTAATGCGCTTACATTTTGCTGCTGAGCTTATTCTTGAGTTAGTAAAAAGAAAACTGAATCTTAAAAAGATTGGCGCACATATCGCAGAAGCTAAAGCGAGAATAGATTTTGTGTATGATAAAAATATTTCTCATCTTTTTGAAGAATTATTAGTGCAATATAATGAGATTATTAAGCAAGATTTGTCAATTATAACTGGCATTTCTGATATTGAAAAACAACGCCGTTTTTGGGAAATTGAGGGTTTTTCTAAGGTATCTTGTGGGGGTACGCATGTCCGATCTACGGGTGAGGTTGGGTATGTTATTCTTAAAAGAGTGAATATTGGGAGCGGAAAAGAACGGATTGAAATTAGATTAAAAGATTCTTAA
- a CDS encoding DUF2000 domain-containing protein — MVENQFPNKLVAVLNKKIEPGKLMNALAHMCIGLGSAIGKDFLRLTSYKDADGNVHPHISEIPFIILSESSNKIKKLRHEAMNYNINFNDFTDTMTVGTYQEQIECTKQVKEEDLIYFGIVLFGDWDKLTELTQKFSLWK; from the coding sequence ATGGTAGAAAATCAATTCCCAAATAAATTGGTGGCTGTTCTAAATAAAAAGATAGAGCCTGGTAAGTTGATGAATGCCTTGGCGCATATGTGCATTGGTTTGGGCTCAGCGATAGGAAAGGATTTTTTACGCTTAACATCCTATAAAGATGCCGATGGAAACGTTCACCCTCATATTTCTGAGATCCCTTTTATTATTCTCTCTGAGAGCTCAAATAAAATTAAAAAATTGCGTCATGAAGCTATGAATTATAATATCAATTTTAATGATTTTACCGATACGATGACTGTTGGAACATATCAAGAGCAGATAGAGTGTACTAAGCAAGTGAAAGAGGAAGATCTCATTTACTTTGGTATTGTGTTGTTTGGCGACTGGGATAAGCTAACTGAGCTTACCCAAAAATTTTCTCTTTGGAAATAA
- a CDS encoding helix-turn-helix domain-containing protein, with amino-acid sequence MKDINNRISQTLKSLRNERNWSLDKAAEKTGVSKAMLGQIERGESSPTIATLWKIASGFQTSFSSFIEDCPPHIQEPIHRAGVAQHLHPSDKKIRVMPLFPFDKQLNFELFVIELLASCEHLSPPHATGVIEHVIVIQGTIEVFVNNVWHPLNKGEGFRFNANQVHGYRNMGKKTACIHDIIHYPNS; translated from the coding sequence GTGAAAGACATTAATAATCGTATATCTCAGACTCTAAAATCATTACGCAATGAGCGCAATTGGAGCCTAGACAAGGCTGCGGAGAAAACCGGCGTGAGCAAAGCAATGCTTGGACAGATTGAACGTGGAGAATCCAGCCCCACTATTGCCACCCTCTGGAAAATAGCGAGTGGCTTTCAAACTTCTTTCTCTTCTTTTATTGAAGATTGCCCCCCTCATATTCAAGAACCGATTCATCGTGCAGGCGTAGCACAGCATCTTCATCCCTCAGATAAAAAAATCCGAGTGATGCCACTCTTCCCTTTTGATAAGCAATTAAATTTTGAGCTTTTCGTTATTGAATTATTAGCAAGTTGTGAGCATTTATCTCCGCCACACGCAACTGGCGTTATTGAACATGTCATTGTCATTCAGGGAACAATTGAAGTCTTTGTAAACAATGTTTGGCATCCCTTAAACAAAGGGGAAGGTTTCCGATTTAATGCCAACCAAGTTCATGGCTATCGTAATATGGGCAAAAAAACAGCTTGTATTCATGATATTATTCATTATCCAAATAGTTAA
- a CDS encoding phosphotransferase, producing MRGREFLNEQQIENCLKAHYDLDIIEILALHRGADTNACVFKVDARAQSYFVKLRHGHYNEINLAIIELLAQAGIRQIISPIKTNQQQVMVSIGDFHLVVYPFIDAQDAFSHSLSDQQWILLGKALQQIHGLKVPTGMQARLRKENYSLKFRQSVCAFYEQFNALKITDEIAEKLFAFMRQEQKIILHLVKAAENLANIIPSSNPQYSLCHSDIHGGNVLVDGHDRIYIVDWDEPIMAPKERDLMFIGGGVGNVWNQPHEEALFYQGYGNTLVDKNILAYYRYERIIEDISEYVQQLLLSSSGGENREIMYQHFMDMFAPRGVVEIALRQ from the coding sequence ATGAGAGGAAGAGAATTTCTGAATGAACAGCAGATTGAGAATTGTCTAAAAGCGCATTATGATCTTGATATTATAGAGATTTTAGCCTTGCACAGAGGTGCAGATACCAATGCTTGTGTTTTTAAGGTAGATGCACGTGCTCAGTCTTATTTCGTAAAATTAAGGCATGGTCACTACAATGAAATTAATCTTGCTATCATTGAGTTATTAGCGCAAGCAGGGATCAGACAGATCATATCTCCCATTAAAACTAATCAACAGCAAGTGATGGTGTCAATAGGGGATTTTCACCTAGTTGTATATCCATTTATTGACGCACAGGATGCTTTTTCTCATTCGCTTTCTGATCAGCAATGGATTCTACTTGGTAAAGCCTTACAGCAAATTCATGGTCTTAAAGTGCCGACTGGAATGCAAGCGCGGTTGCGCAAAGAAAATTATTCTCTTAAATTTCGGCAAAGTGTGTGTGCATTTTATGAGCAATTCAATGCACTAAAAATCACAGATGAGATTGCTGAAAAACTATTTGCTTTCATGAGGCAAGAGCAGAAAATTATTTTGCATTTAGTCAAAGCCGCAGAAAATCTTGCAAATATAATCCCAAGTTCTAATCCTCAATATAGTCTGTGTCATTCAGATATTCACGGTGGGAATGTACTTGTAGATGGTCATGACAGAATCTATATCGTTGATTGGGATGAACCTATTATGGCGCCCAAAGAGCGAGATTTGATGTTTATCGGTGGTGGTGTGGGTAATGTGTGGAATCAGCCTCATGAAGAAGCATTGTTTTATCAAGGCTATGGTAACACCCTAGTGGATAAAAACATTTTAGCTTATTATCGTTATGAGCGAATTATTGAAGATATTTCTGAATATGTTCAACAGTTGTTATTATCTTCCTCTGGTGGTGAAAATCGAGAAATTATGTACCAGCACTTTATGGATATGTTTGCACCAAGAGGAGTGGTTGAAATTGCGCTTAGGCAATAG
- a CDS encoding cyclase family protein, producing the protein MKNVELNSKINLDKIPFKLVDLTHSLSEGIPSWDGDCGFKHQIHHDYEPNSTYQFRTHKIQMHEGIGTHIDAPAHCFTEGKSIADLDVNELLAPCVVINVSEKSHESYVVSLQDVKNFEDKHGLIAKKSFVIFWTGWDKYWKQPEKYRNNLLFPSISLEAADFLLAERNIVGLGIDTLSPDSPENGYPVHKAVLGANKYIVENIANAGSLPPVGSYSLALPMKIKGGTEAPVRMVGLILKK; encoded by the coding sequence ATGAAAAATGTTGAATTAAATTCAAAAATCAATTTAGATAAAATTCCATTTAAGTTAGTAGATTTAACGCATTCTTTAAGTGAAGGAATTCCTTCTTGGGATGGTGATTGTGGTTTTAAGCATCAGATTCATCATGATTATGAGCCAAACAGTACATATCAGTTTCGCACCCACAAAATTCAAATGCATGAGGGAATAGGTACTCATATTGATGCGCCGGCACATTGCTTTACAGAAGGAAAAAGCATTGCTGATTTAGATGTAAATGAATTGCTTGCTCCATGTGTGGTGATTAATGTTTCCGAAAAATCGCATGAAAGTTATGTTGTATCCCTTCAGGATGTTAAAAATTTTGAAGATAAGCATGGACTGATTGCCAAGAAAAGCTTTGTAATCTTTTGGACTGGATGGGATAAGTATTGGAAACAACCAGAAAAATACAGAAATAACCTGCTTTTTCCAAGTATATCATTAGAAGCGGCTGACTTCTTATTGGCTGAACGAAATATTGTTGGTCTCGGTATTGATACATTATCGCCAGATAGCCCAGAAAATGGCTATCCTGTACATAAAGCTGTTTTGGGCGCTAATAAATATATTGTTGAAAATATAGCTAATGCAGGAAGCTTACCGCCTGTTGGAAGCTATAGTTTGGCATTGCCGATGAAAATTAAAGGTGGAACTGAAGCGCCAGTAAGAATGGTTGGGTTAATTTTAAAAAAGTAA
- a CDS encoding GNAT family N-acetyltransferase, giving the protein MYSARIKNKDLVPSFIVHAEHHQIGFIQYYALSDFLPEGIIDYNHELFSQFSPSEIAGVDLFIGDESYLGKGCGAKILHSFLTQIIYPNFKVVVIDPNIENLRAIKAYEKVGFRQFSIEKSEQYNEIIQLMILKKSNL; this is encoded by the coding sequence ATGTATAGCGCTAGGATCAAAAATAAAGATCTTGTACCGAGTTTTATCGTGCATGCAGAGCACCATCAAATTGGATTTATTCAATATTATGCTTTGAGTGATTTTTTACCAGAAGGAATCATAGATTATAACCATGAATTATTTAGTCAATTTTCTCCATCTGAGATAGCAGGTGTTGATTTATTTATTGGTGATGAAAGTTATTTAGGGAAAGGATGTGGCGCAAAAATTTTGCACTCTTTTCTGACGCAAATAATCTATCCTAATTTTAAGGTTGTTGTAATAGATCCAAATATTGAAAACCTAAGAGCAATTAAAGCTTATGAAAAAGTAGGGTTTAGGCAATTTAGCATCGAAAAATCTGAGCAATACAATGAAATTATTCAACTAATGATCCTCAAGAAGAGTAATTTATGA
- a CDS encoding aminoglycoside phosphotransferase family protein encodes MKELEKNIINMYGQKGKQFLVDLPHLIAQIKAEYGLSDLKPVNNLSYNHVLSGFQDKQAIILKLGLGNDGFKREAAALKAFSGFGAVTVLAEKEGMLLLERAISGASLKTYFPEKEYDAIHIMGGCLKKLHQAAPPFLKIFPHIKDWLMVLNKDSSIPDYYLNKARKLRDTLLETSSASVLLHGDLHHDNILQQGDDWVVIDPKGVIGEPAYEVAAFIRNPMPKLLELDNALKIIEHRIHHFAKILEISEHRIWNWCFVQAVLAWAWALEDNGDVSYFQQLTEIFDKKISVWGTRKTQIDTSLDRNLIVTQSPQCANLPAKPLELRFEALTIKDLEILHTWFQVPHVKKWYAKGLDFSKKDIELNV; translated from the coding sequence ATGAAAGAACTAGAAAAAAATATCATAAATATGTATGGGCAAAAGGGTAAGCAATTTTTAGTGGATTTGCCTCATTTGATTGCTCAAATTAAAGCAGAATATGGATTGTCAGATTTAAAGCCAGTTAATAATTTGTCTTACAATCATGTGCTCTCAGGCTTTCAAGACAAACAAGCTATCATCCTAAAATTGGGTCTTGGTAATGATGGATTCAAACGAGAAGCAGCAGCATTAAAAGCTTTTTCAGGGTTTGGTGCGGTAACTGTACTTGCAGAAAAGGAAGGGATGCTCCTGCTTGAACGGGCTATTTCAGGGGCTTCTTTGAAAACTTATTTTCCAGAGAAAGAATATGATGCCATTCATATTATGGGTGGGTGCTTAAAGAAATTACATCAAGCAGCACCTCCTTTTCTAAAGATATTCCCTCATATTAAAGATTGGCTGATGGTGCTGAATAAAGATTCTAGCATACCTGATTACTATTTAAATAAAGCAAGGAAATTACGCGATACTTTACTTGAGACCTCTAGCGCTTCTGTTTTGCTGCATGGCGATTTGCATCATGATAATATTTTGCAACAGGGCGATGATTGGGTTGTAATTGATCCTAAAGGTGTAATTGGTGAACCAGCTTATGAAGTTGCAGCATTCATCCGCAATCCTATGCCAAAATTGCTAGAATTAGATAATGCACTAAAGATTATAGAACATCGCATTCATCACTTTGCTAAAATACTTGAGATTTCTGAGCACAGGATCTGGAATTGGTGCTTTGTGCAGGCGGTACTGGCATGGGCATGGGCTTTGGAAGATAATGGGGATGTATCCTATTTTCAACAGTTAACAGAAATTTTTGATAAGAAAATTTCTGTTTGGGGGACGAGGAAAACTCAGATTGATACTTCTCTCGATCGCAATTTGATTGTAACCCAATCTCCACAATGTGCAAATCTGCCTGCCAAACCACTTGAACTTAGATTTGAAGCACTTACTATAAAAGATTTGGAAATTTTGCATACTTGGTTTCAAGTCCCGCATGTTAAAAAATGGTATGCTAAAGGATTAGATTTTTCAAAAAAGGACATTGAATTAAATGTATAG